One window from the genome of Bradyrhizobium xenonodulans encodes:
- the pyrH gene encoding UMP kinase: MTDPVYRRVVIKLSGEYLAGQQGFGIDQPTVDRVADDLIAARQLGCEVAVVIGGGNMVRGVEVSSRGVSRTTGDTMGMLATMMNCLALESAIERKGTPARTLSAFVMPEISELFTRTAAHKYLAEGRIVLLGGGTGNPFFTTDTTAVLRAAEIGAQVVLKATNVDGVYSADPKKDPTATRFDRLTHSQAIEGGYKVMDATAFALARETSLPIIVFSIAEPGSIGAMLRGVGHGTIVAG, encoded by the coding sequence ATGACTGATCCGGTCTATCGTCGCGTCGTGATCAAGCTGTCAGGCGAATATCTCGCGGGACAGCAGGGATTTGGCATCGACCAGCCGACCGTCGACCGGGTTGCGGACGATCTGATCGCGGCTCGCCAGCTCGGATGCGAGGTGGCGGTCGTGATCGGCGGCGGCAACATGGTGCGCGGCGTCGAGGTGTCCTCGCGCGGCGTCTCCCGCACGACCGGCGACACCATGGGCATGCTTGCCACCATGATGAACTGCCTCGCGCTCGAATCGGCGATCGAGCGCAAGGGCACGCCGGCGCGCACGCTGTCGGCCTTCGTCATGCCTGAGATTTCCGAGCTGTTCACCCGTACCGCGGCGCACAAATACCTCGCCGAAGGCCGGATCGTGCTGCTCGGCGGCGGAACCGGCAATCCGTTCTTCACCACCGACACGACCGCAGTGCTACGCGCCGCCGAGATCGGCGCCCAGGTCGTGCTGAAGGCGACCAATGTCGACGGCGTCTACTCGGCCGACCCGAAGAAGGATCCGACCGCCACGCGGTTCGACCGCCTGACGCATTCCCAAGCGATCGAGGGCGGCTACAAGGTGATGGATGCGACCGCCTTCGCGCTTGCCCGCGAGACGTCGCTGCCTATCATCGTATTCTCGATCGCGGAGCCGGGGTCGATCGGCGCCATGCTGCGCGGCGTCGGCCACGGAACCATCGTCGCCGGCTGA
- the frr gene encoding ribosome recycling factor gives MSTGNFDLNEVKRRMQGAVASLKHELGGLRTGRASASMLDPVQVEAYGSHMPLNQLATVSVPEPRLISVQVWDKSMVKAVEKAIVDSNLGLSPATEGQVLRLRIPELNEERRKELVKVAHKYAEAAKVAARHVRRDGLDVLKKLEKNHEMSEDDQKRHADEVQKATDGTISEIDQLLAAKEKEILTV, from the coding sequence ATGTCCACGGGTAATTTCGACCTCAACGAAGTCAAGCGCCGCATGCAGGGCGCCGTCGCCTCGCTCAAGCACGAGCTTGGCGGCCTGCGCACCGGCCGCGCCTCGGCCTCGATGCTCGACCCGGTGCAGGTCGAAGCTTACGGCAGCCACATGCCGCTCAACCAGCTCGCCACCGTCAGCGTGCCGGAGCCGCGCCTGATCTCGGTGCAGGTATGGGACAAGTCGATGGTCAAGGCGGTGGAGAAGGCGATCGTCGATTCCAATCTCGGCCTGTCGCCCGCGACCGAAGGCCAGGTGCTGCGCCTTCGCATTCCCGAGCTCAACGAGGAGCGCCGCAAGGAGCTGGTGAAGGTCGCGCACAAATACGCCGAAGCCGCCAAGGTCGCTGCGCGCCACGTCCGCCGCGACGGCCTCGACGTTCTCAAGAAGCTCGAGAAGAATCACGAGATGTCGGAGGACGATCAGAAGCGTCACGCCGACGAGGTGCAGAAGGCGACCGACGGCACCATCTCCGAGATCGACCAGTTGCTGGCCGCCAAGGAAAAAGAAATCCTCACCGTTTAA
- the tsf gene encoding translation elongation factor Ts encodes MATITAAMVKDLRESTGAGMMDCKAALTETGGDMEAAQDWLRKKGLSKAAKKSGRVAAEGLIGALTKGTKGVVVEVNSETDFVARNGQFQGLVKMVAQVAFDVGADVEKIKAAKVGDVTVEAAINDAIATIGENMTLRRAASLEVSQGVVSSYVHGAVVEGAGKMGVIVALESPGKADELATLGRQIAMHVAAANPLALDPSGLDPAVVKREKDVLADKYRQQGKPENVIEKIVESGLKTYYKEVCLLEQAFIHDTGKSVAQAVKEAEGKVGGAVKIAGFVRYALGEGIEKQESDFAAEVAAASGKK; translated from the coding sequence ATGGCAACGATCACAGCTGCGATGGTCAAGGACCTGCGCGAGTCGACCGGCGCGGGCATGATGGACTGCAAGGCCGCGCTCACCGAGACCGGCGGCGACATGGAAGCGGCGCAGGACTGGCTGCGCAAGAAGGGCCTGTCGAAGGCCGCCAAGAAGTCCGGCCGCGTCGCCGCGGAAGGCCTGATCGGCGCGCTCACCAAGGGCACCAAGGGCGTCGTGGTCGAGGTCAACTCCGAGACCGACTTCGTCGCGCGCAACGGCCAGTTCCAGGGCCTCGTCAAGATGGTCGCCCAGGTCGCATTCGACGTCGGCGCCGATGTCGAGAAGATCAAGGCCGCCAAGGTCGGCGACGTCACGGTCGAAGCCGCAATCAATGATGCGATCGCCACCATCGGCGAGAACATGACGCTGCGCCGCGCAGCTTCGCTCGAAGTGAGCCAGGGCGTGGTGTCGAGCTACGTCCACGGCGCCGTCGTCGAGGGTGCCGGCAAGATGGGCGTGATCGTCGCGCTGGAATCGCCGGGCAAGGCCGACGAACTCGCGACCCTCGGCCGCCAGATCGCGATGCATGTCGCGGCCGCCAACCCGCTCGCGCTCGATCCGTCCGGCCTCGATCCGGCGGTGGTCAAGCGCGAGAAGGACGTGCTCGCCGACAAATATCGCCAGCAGGGCAAGCCCGAGAACGTGATCGAAAAGATCGTCGAGTCCGGCCTCAAGACCTACTACAAGGAAGTCTGCCTGCTCGAGCAGGCCTTCATCCACGATACCGGCAAGTCGGTGGCGCAGGCGGTGAAGGAAGCCGAAGGCAAGGTCGGCGGCGCGGTGAAGATCGCGGGCTTCGTGCGCTATGCTCTCGGTGAGGGAATCGAGAAGCAGGAAAGCGACTTCGCGGCCGAGGTCGCAGCGGCCAGCGGCAAGAAGTAA